The following proteins are encoded in a genomic region of Myxococcales bacterium:
- a CDS encoding sulfatase, with protein sequence MILADDLGWRDTAVYGSEYYQTPNIDLLAAEGLRFTRAYSSSPVCSPTRASIVTGYNPAFLRFTGAGARDAEDVDFPTEMPATTGRDRAVVPAPSATRLALEHKTVGSYLKDAGYRTGFFGKWHLGDGEWSPGQRGYDVAMPGGSFPGVESYYSPYHLTNFQDGPEGEHLDQRLAKEAVAFVQHSLESQGDQPFFLSFWPFSPHYPFQASKQLVQKYQRLRDPSYPQQYPVMAGMIEELDTALGILFEGLKAAGVWQNTVIIFMSDNGGVDWMGRVPEEPMPTDNFPLRGGKAQIYEGGIRVPLIVRWPGQVQAQQVSDQLVSSEDLFATILHIAGIDRGRRIINHSQSLYPLLSGQPENESRNSVVIHYPHYVKRLHASPASSILDGRWKLIHNYATAGAGAQTSTYELYDLEHDIGETNNLAASRPDLVKTMGQQLDAALKRMDALVPIPNPLFQ encoded by the coding sequence TTGATCCTGGCGGATGACCTGGGATGGCGCGATACAGCGGTCTATGGCAGCGAATATTATCAGACCCCCAACATTGACCTGCTGGCGGCGGAGGGTCTGCGATTTACTCGAGCCTATTCCTCGAGCCCCGTGTGCTCCCCTACTCGCGCCAGCATCGTAACTGGATACAACCCCGCGTTTCTGCGCTTTACCGGTGCCGGCGCACGTGACGCCGAAGATGTCGATTTCCCGACCGAGATGCCTGCAACGACCGGTCGCGACCGGGCAGTCGTACCGGCACCGTCTGCGACACGGCTTGCGCTCGAGCACAAGACGGTGGGCAGCTACCTGAAGGACGCTGGTTATAGAACCGGCTTTTTTGGCAAGTGGCATCTAGGGGATGGTGAGTGGTCACCCGGTCAGCGAGGTTATGATGTGGCGATGCCCGGTGGTTCATTCCCAGGCGTCGAGAGTTATTACTCTCCGTATCATCTGACCAACTTTCAAGATGGCCCTGAGGGTGAGCATCTCGATCAGCGGTTGGCGAAGGAGGCCGTTGCGTTCGTTCAGCACAGCCTCGAGAGCCAGGGCGACCAACCTTTCTTTCTCAGCTTTTGGCCTTTCTCACCGCACTACCCCTTTCAGGCGAGCAAGCAGTTGGTGCAAAAATATCAGCGCTTGCGGGACCCTTCTTATCCGCAGCAATACCCCGTCATGGCGGGGATGATCGAAGAACTCGATACCGCACTGGGTATTTTGTTTGAGGGCTTGAAAGCAGCCGGGGTGTGGCAGAACACCGTGATCATCTTCATGTCCGACAATGGCGGTGTTGATTGGATGGGACGGGTGCCCGAGGAGCCAATGCCCACTGATAATTTCCCCCTGCGTGGCGGCAAGGCGCAAATCTACGAGGGAGGAATTCGCGTTCCCTTGATTGTGCGTTGGCCCGGTCAAGTGCAAGCACAGCAAGTCAGTGATCAACTGGTGAGCAGTGAAGATTTATTTGCAACGATTCTGCATATTGCAGGAATCGACCGGGGCCGCCGAATAATAAATCACAGTCAGAGTTTGTATCCGCTGTTGAGCGGGCAACCGGAGAATGAAAGCAGGAACTCGGTGGTGATCCATTATCCCCATTACGTGAAGCGTCTACATGCCAGTCCCGCTTCATCGATTCTCGACGGGCGCTGGAAACTGATTCACAACTACGCCACGGCGGGCGCGGGCGCACAGACCAGTACCTACGAATTGTACGATCTAGAGCATGACATTGGCGAAACGAACAACCTGGCAGCTAGCCGGCCCGATCTTGTCAAGACCATGGGGCAGCAATTGGATGCCGCTTTGAAGCGGATGGATGCCCTGGTGCCAATCCCCAATCCGTTGTTTCAATGA